A region of Halopiger xanaduensis SH-6 DNA encodes the following proteins:
- a CDS encoding DUF7512 family protein — MIDLAASSSAVQAAALVGAVLLEAIVLYVGYGALERVATPVVERIKHA; from the coding sequence ATGATCGACCTCGCAGCGTCTTCGTCAGCAGTACAGGCCGCCGCGCTTGTTGGTGCCGTTCTCCTCGAGGCGATCGTCCTCTACGTGGGATACGGCGCGCTCGAGCGAGTCGCAACGCCGGTCGTCGAACGAATCAAACACGCATAG
- a CDS encoding universal stress protein, which yields MKAICATDLSAASEATVESETCLECLGRIGVEEIHLVTVIPSNVHAGMPGLDFEERREQALSRYRRVIEDAGFDVEAHVVRGTPHRRINGVAEAVGASLTVVGSRGKSPLKNRIIGSTARNLARTTVVPLLVNRIEREADEPAVVREHLFQRMLYATDFSENAERAFEAFSYLRHATQEATLVHVETPKDPSLPDDADPEARLTDLAAQLEDWGIETRTEVRRGDPADEILAAEDKYEPTAILVGSRGHSRLRRLLLGSVSEDVVARADGNVMLVPPDRGA from the coding sequence ATGAAAGCGATCTGTGCGACCGACCTCTCCGCCGCCAGCGAGGCGACGGTCGAGAGCGAAACCTGCCTCGAGTGTCTCGGACGAATCGGCGTCGAGGAGATCCACCTCGTGACTGTGATCCCGTCGAACGTCCACGCGGGCATGCCCGGACTGGACTTCGAGGAACGGCGCGAACAAGCGCTGTCGCGCTACCGCCGCGTCATCGAAGACGCCGGCTTTGATGTCGAGGCCCACGTTGTCCGCGGCACGCCCCATCGTCGAATTAATGGGGTCGCGGAGGCAGTCGGGGCGAGCCTGACGGTGGTCGGTTCGCGCGGGAAGAGCCCACTCAAGAACCGTATCATCGGCTCGACCGCGCGCAACCTCGCGCGGACGACGGTCGTGCCGCTGCTGGTCAATCGGATCGAACGCGAGGCCGACGAGCCAGCCGTCGTTCGTGAGCACCTGTTCCAGCGGATGCTGTACGCGACGGACTTCTCGGAGAACGCCGAGCGGGCCTTCGAGGCGTTCTCGTACCTCCGGCACGCCACGCAGGAGGCGACGCTGGTCCACGTCGAGACGCCGAAGGACCCGTCGCTTCCGGACGATGCCGATCCCGAGGCACGACTCACGGACCTGGCTGCACAACTCGAGGACTGGGGGATCGAGACGCGAACCGAAGTCCGGCGGGGTGATCCGGCAGACGAGATCCTCGCCGCGGAAGACAAGTACGAGCCGACGGCGATTCTCGTCGGCTCGCGTGGGCACAGCAGGCTCCGCCGATTGTTGCTCGGGAGCGTCTCCGAAGACGTCGTCGCGCGGGCGGACGGCAACGTCATGCTCGTTCCGCCGGATCGGGGGGCCTAA
- a CDS encoding helix-turn-helix domain-containing protein, translating to MEDLLTDRQLDIFRSALEAGYYDVRQRHFARDAVSELGVTMTRVRLPTGSPKNTPTSLSAADDLHGSVGLSRTVSGIRPPDPAERA from the coding sequence ATGGAGGATCTGCTGACGGATCGACAGCTCGATATCTTCCGCAGCGCGCTCGAGGCGGGATACTACGACGTTCGTCAGCGTCACTTCGCGAGGGACGCCGTGTCGGAACTCGGAGTAACCATGACGAGAGTACGACTGCCCACTGGTTCGCCGAAAAACACGCCGACGTCCTTGTCCGCGGCCGATGATCTTCACGGCTCGGTCGGGTTGAGCCGGACCGTCTCCGGTATTAGGCCCCCCGATCCGGCGGAACGAGCATGA
- a CDS encoding potassium channel family protein: protein MNVVPLALGIALLAATVIDIVWTTLWIEGGAGPLTSRLMVGTWDTLRRVGGRNAGLLSLSGVLLFVLSLTVWIVLLWIGWTLVFASAENALVDTLDRGPVSWSDRLYFTGYTIFTLGIGDFAPRTGRWQFVTILATGNGLLFVTLSVTYALNVLEAVTQKRAFASTVSAFGTHGEEIVRTSWTGEEFQGLEVPLDSVTTQLATLTENHKAYPILHYFHSARPDRSPIVEIVALDEALTLIRFGVPSDHRPNKLTVRNARTSVEHYLETLHEGFVEPADSQPPPPDLRTLREAGIPTVSNGEFETALDELETRRRILYGLVESDARDWPSRGTD, encoded by the coding sequence ATGAACGTCGTCCCGCTCGCGCTCGGTATCGCTCTTCTCGCTGCCACTGTCATCGATATCGTTTGGACGACGCTCTGGATCGAAGGGGGAGCCGGCCCGCTCACGTCCCGACTGATGGTGGGGACGTGGGACACGCTACGACGAGTAGGCGGCCGGAACGCCGGACTGCTCAGCCTGTCCGGTGTGTTGCTCTTCGTGCTGAGCCTCACGGTCTGGATCGTGTTACTCTGGATCGGTTGGACGCTCGTCTTCGCCAGCGCCGAGAACGCCCTCGTCGATACGCTCGATCGAGGGCCCGTCTCGTGGTCCGACCGGCTCTATTTCACCGGATACACGATATTCACGTTGGGTATCGGAGACTTCGCACCCAGAACGGGACGCTGGCAGTTCGTCACGATACTCGCAACCGGGAACGGACTGCTCTTCGTCACCCTGAGCGTCACCTACGCGCTCAACGTCCTCGAGGCGGTCACCCAGAAACGCGCATTCGCCAGCACCGTGAGCGCGTTCGGAACGCACGGTGAGGAGATCGTTCGAACGAGCTGGACTGGTGAGGAGTTTCAGGGGCTCGAGGTGCCGCTGGATTCCGTCACGACGCAACTCGCTACCCTCACCGAGAATCACAAGGCCTACCCGATCCTCCACTACTTTCATAGCGCCCGGCCGGATCGATCGCCGATCGTCGAAATCGTCGCCCTCGACGAAGCGTTGACGCTGATCCGCTTCGGCGTTCCGAGCGATCATCGGCCGAACAAGCTTACTGTCCGAAACGCGCGTACGAGTGTCGAACACTACCTCGAGACGCTTCACGAAGGATTCGTCGAACCTGCGGACAGCCAACCTCCCCCGCCGGATCTTCGCACTCTCCGCGAGGCGGGTATCCCGACCGTCTCGAACGGGGAGTTCGAGACCGCGCTCGACGAACTGGAGACGCGACGACGAATACTGTACGGGCTCGTCGAATCCGACGCTCGAGACTGGCCGTCGCGAGGGACCGATTGA
- a CDS encoding SHOCT domain-containing protein codes for MATDDSLVRTLLIVIAAILLLPFLMMALAMPMMGVWGGGHMWDGGMWGGTGPVWMWLLMAIIPLLVVLGLGYLLYSAIRQSSSRRTDPAIEELRAAYARGDLTDEEFEERRERLRRER; via the coding sequence ATGGCAACAGACGATTCTCTGGTTCGGACGCTGTTAATCGTTATCGCCGCAATCCTTCTCCTGCCGTTTCTCATGATGGCGCTCGCGATGCCCATGATGGGCGTCTGGGGCGGCGGCCACATGTGGGACGGCGGGATGTGGGGCGGCACCGGCCCCGTGTGGATGTGGCTGCTCATGGCGATTATTCCGTTGTTGGTAGTTCTCGGCCTCGGATATCTCCTGTACAGCGCGATTCGGCAGTCTAGTAGCCGACGGACGGATCCCGCTATCGAGGAGTTGAGGGCCGCCTATGCCCGCGGTGACCTAACAGACGAGGAGTTCGAGGAGCGCCGCGAACGCTTGCGTCGAGAGCGATAG
- a CDS encoding four-helix bundle copper-binding protein yields MALTQIDHVGENDQMADCIDNCFEAAQACEWCADECAGEGEGMAKCLRLCRDVADLTTMHARFMARNSNYSPQLAEACAGACEECAEECEQHDEEHCQVCADVLRECAESCREMVSA; encoded by the coding sequence ATGGCGTTAACTCAAATCGACCACGTCGGCGAGAACGACCAGATGGCAGACTGCATCGACAACTGTTTCGAAGCCGCTCAAGCGTGTGAATGGTGTGCTGATGAATGTGCTGGTGAAGGCGAAGGGATGGCCAAGTGTCTTCGTCTCTGTCGGGATGTCGCCGACCTCACGACGATGCACGCACGCTTCATGGCGCGGAATTCGAACTACAGTCCGCAGCTTGCGGAAGCCTGTGCTGGTGCATGCGAAGAGTGTGCAGAGGAGTGCGAACAACATGACGAGGAACACTGTCAGGTCTGTGCTGACGTACTTCGAGAGTGTGCCGAGTCCTGTCGGGAGATGGTATCGGCGTAG
- a CDS encoding DUF1641 domain-containing protein produces MPETESDSAAESIEQTAALEELVDENPDEVARFLERIGVVNDLLDTADLATAAMDDRMIEELAGTTTNLGAAADGLATEEVARLGEATGENAEDLADGLETLARLQRSGTLDDLAALVDLAALALNAMDDDMVTDLAATGATLGEVADTAADEDVAWTLEGLLEAVGEAGSEPAEPAGPIDVAKALRDPDVKAGLGFLLSLAKAMGRTTR; encoded by the coding sequence ATGCCCGAAACGGAATCCGACTCCGCAGCGGAATCCATCGAGCAGACAGCGGCGCTCGAGGAACTCGTCGACGAAAACCCCGACGAGGTCGCCCGATTTCTCGAGCGCATCGGCGTCGTCAACGACCTGCTCGATACGGCGGACCTCGCGACCGCCGCGATGGACGACCGAATGATCGAGGAACTGGCCGGAACGACGACGAACCTCGGCGCCGCAGCTGATGGGCTGGCGACCGAGGAGGTCGCTCGACTGGGCGAGGCGACCGGCGAGAACGCCGAGGACCTCGCGGACGGACTCGAGACGCTCGCTCGGCTACAGCGATCGGGCACGCTCGACGACCTCGCTGCGCTGGTTGATCTCGCCGCGCTGGCCTTGAACGCGATGGACGACGACATGGTGACCGACCTCGCCGCGACCGGGGCGACCCTCGGCGAAGTGGCAGATACGGCGGCCGACGAGGACGTCGCTTGGACGCTCGAGGGCCTCCTCGAGGCGGTCGGCGAGGCCGGTTCCGAGCCGGCGGAACCCGCCGGTCCGATCGATGTCGCGAAAGCGCTGCGCGATCCGGACGTCAAGGCCGGACTGGGCTTTCTTCTGTCGCTCGCGAAGGCGATGGGACGGACGACGCGATAA
- a CDS encoding NAD(P)/FAD-dependent oxidoreductase, producing the protein MHRIAIVGGGTGGTVLANRLASELQTEIEDGKVEVRLITADENHVYKPTFLYVPFGEKTVDDAKRPIEELVDCRVTLTIDEVTDVNTDRNRLSLADRTSSLRYDQLVLATGANLQPEAIPGLAEGAHHFYGPDGAERLRDELADFTEGHLVLSVVGVPHMCPAAPVEFPLMVDDWLRERGRREDIEITYTYPINRAHGLESVADWATDLFEERDITLETFFNVDEVDPDAEVVETVEGTELEYDLLVAIPPHRGSDLVIDAGLGEDGWVDVDRHTLEATAAEDVYAIGDVADVPTSKAGSVAHYEAGVVADRIASRARGQTPTATYDGKTVCFLEAGMDEATFIEFTYGEEPYVREPSKPLHWAKLGYNESYWLTARGLL; encoded by the coding sequence ATGCATCGAATCGCCATCGTCGGCGGCGGGACGGGCGGAACGGTCCTCGCGAACCGACTCGCGAGCGAATTACAGACGGAGATCGAGGACGGCAAGGTCGAGGTCCGGCTGATCACGGCCGACGAGAACCACGTCTACAAGCCGACCTTCCTTTACGTGCCGTTCGGAGAGAAGACGGTCGACGACGCGAAGCGGCCGATCGAGGAGTTGGTCGACTGCCGCGTCACCCTGACGATCGACGAAGTTACCGACGTCAATACGGACCGAAACCGACTCTCGCTGGCAGACCGGACGTCCTCGCTGCGCTACGACCAGCTCGTGCTGGCGACCGGCGCGAACCTCCAGCCCGAGGCCATACCGGGACTCGCCGAGGGCGCCCACCACTTCTACGGCCCCGACGGCGCCGAGCGGCTTCGGGACGAACTCGCCGACTTCACCGAGGGCCACCTCGTCCTGAGCGTCGTCGGCGTCCCGCACATGTGTCCGGCGGCGCCCGTCGAGTTTCCGCTAATGGTCGACGACTGGCTCCGCGAGCGGGGCCGCCGCGAGGACATCGAGATCACCTACACGTACCCGATCAACCGCGCCCACGGCCTCGAGTCGGTCGCCGACTGGGCAACCGACTTGTTCGAGGAGCGCGACATCACTCTCGAGACGTTCTTCAACGTCGACGAGGTCGACCCGGACGCGGAAGTCGTCGAAACGGTCGAAGGGACGGAACTCGAGTATGACCTGCTCGTGGCCATCCCGCCCCACCGGGGCAGCGACCTCGTGATCGACGCGGGGCTGGGCGAGGACGGCTGGGTTGACGTCGACAGGCACACGCTCGAAGCGACGGCGGCCGAGGACGTCTACGCGATCGGCGACGTCGCGGACGTGCCGACGAGTAAGGCCGGCAGCGTCGCCCACTACGAGGCTGGCGTCGTGGCGGATCGAATCGCCAGCCGTGCCCGCGGGCAGACGCCGACGGCGACCTACGACGGGAAGACCGTCTGCTTCCTTGAGGCTGGGATGGACGAGGCCACGTTCATCGAGTTCACCTACGGCGAGGAGCCCTACGTCCGCGAGCCGTCGAAACCGCTTCACTGGGCGAAGCTCGGTTACAACGAGTCGTACTGGCTCACCGCACGGGGGTTACTCTAA
- a CDS encoding sulfurtransferase TusA family protein, producing MTDELTPDVTIDSKDASCPGPLMDLIGKVKTLDAGTVVELQTTERNSTTDVPEWLEEAGHELLEIEERDDHWNIYLEVN from the coding sequence ATGACTGACGAACTTACCCCTGACGTAACGATCGACTCGAAGGACGCATCGTGTCCCGGCCCGCTGATGGACCTCATCGGGAAGGTGAAGACCCTCGACGCCGGTACCGTGGTCGAACTTCAGACCACCGAACGAAACTCCACGACCGACGTTCCGGAGTGGCTCGAGGAAGCCGGCCACGAACTGCTCGAAATCGAAGAGCGCGACGATCATTGGAATATCTACCTGGAGGTCAACTGA
- a CDS encoding SHOCT domain-containing protein: MTDPHETIGRYAGRATAFTAVLLVAATATASAQPHGGGAGGSMGGWGAFGGWMFLWPIVLLGLLALLITWAGSRHRDDRADRPDRALEELRERYARGELSEDEFERRRRNLQSETND, from the coding sequence ATGACCGACCCACACGAAACGATCGGACGGTATGCGGGCCGAGCGACGGCCTTCACCGCCGTCCTCCTCGTCGCCGCGACCGCGACAGCGTCCGCGCAGCCCCACGGCGGCGGTGCCGGCGGATCGATGGGCGGCTGGGGAGCGTTCGGCGGCTGGATGTTCCTCTGGCCGATCGTCCTGCTCGGCCTGCTGGCCCTACTGATCACCTGGGCCGGCAGTCGGCACCGGGACGACCGCGCTGACCGACCTGATCGTGCGCTCGAGGAACTCCGCGAACGCTACGCCCGCGGCGAACTTTCGGAAGACGAGTTCGAGCGACGACGCCGAAACCTACAATCGGAGACCAATGACTGA
- the trxA gene encoding thioredoxin yields the protein MSESIDDERQRIREQKKRELQERLENGGNLNADRESTAPDEPIEITGQDHLDEVVAKHDVVLVDCYADWCGPCQMMEPTIEDLAAEADAAVAKVDVDAHQRIAQQLGARGVPTLVLYADGQPVERMVGAQDRGTLGNLIKQHT from the coding sequence ATGAGCGAGTCCATCGACGATGAACGACAACGGATCCGCGAGCAGAAGAAACGAGAGTTGCAGGAACGCCTCGAGAACGGCGGGAACCTCAACGCCGACAGGGAGAGCACCGCGCCCGACGAGCCGATCGAGATCACCGGTCAGGATCACCTTGACGAGGTCGTCGCGAAGCACGATGTCGTCCTCGTGGACTGCTATGCCGACTGGTGTGGCCCCTGCCAGATGATGGAGCCGACCATCGAGGACCTCGCAGCGGAGGCCGACGCCGCGGTCGCGAAGGTCGACGTCGACGCTCACCAGCGGATCGCCCAGCAACTGGGCGCCCGCGGGGTCCCGACGCTGGTTCTCTACGCCGACGGCCAGCCGGTCGAGCGCATGGTCGGCGCCCAAGACCGCGGGACGCTCGGGAACCTGATCAAGCAACACACGTAA
- a CDS encoding DUF1684 domain-containing protein, with translation MSTDWRRAIETQREEKDRYFGGDPHSPIPPDERESFDGLEYYQIDEEYRFELPLHEYDDPERVTVGTSTDGEREYLRWGEFRFTVNDEDITLQAYKADPDDERLWVPFRDATSGDETYGAGRYLDLEDDAHRTDDGNWILDFNEAYNPTCAYSDQYECPLPPAENWLEVAIEAGEKAYH, from the coding sequence ATGTCCACTGACTGGAGACGCGCGATCGAAACGCAACGCGAGGAGAAAGATCGATACTTCGGCGGCGATCCGCACTCGCCGATTCCGCCGGACGAGCGCGAATCGTTCGACGGCCTCGAGTACTACCAGATCGACGAGGAGTACCGGTTCGAACTACCGCTGCACGAGTATGACGATCCCGAACGGGTCACCGTCGGGACGAGTACCGACGGCGAGCGGGAGTACCTGCGCTGGGGCGAGTTCCGGTTCACCGTCAACGACGAAGACATTACATTGCAGGCCTACAAGGCGGATCCGGACGACGAGCGCCTTTGGGTTCCGTTTCGGGACGCGACCAGCGGCGACGAGACCTACGGCGCCGGCCGATACCTCGATCTCGAGGACGACGCCCACCGAACAGACGACGGAAACTGGATTCTCGACTTTAACGAGGCGTACAATCCGACGTGCGCGTACTCGGATCAGTACGAGTGCCCGCTCCCGCCGGCGGAAAACTGGCTCGAGGTGGCGATTGAGGCTGGCGAAAAGGCGTATCACTGA
- a CDS encoding thiol-disulfide oxidoreductase DCC family protein yields the protein MSPPTLVYDDDCGVCTRAARFVDRRAAINIVGFSELSDDLRTRLPPDYEECAHFVTDETTYSCGAAMERAYERTGLLPSQLFPLVRRVPGYVPVREFVYRVVASNRPSIGRLLP from the coding sequence ATGTCACCACCGACGCTCGTCTACGACGACGATTGCGGGGTCTGTACTCGTGCGGCGCGATTCGTAGACCGCCGCGCGGCGATCAATATCGTCGGCTTTTCGGAACTCTCCGACGATCTGCGAACTCGCTTGCCGCCCGACTACGAGGAGTGTGCACACTTCGTTACTGACGAGACGACCTACTCCTGTGGGGCAGCGATGGAACGCGCCTATGAACGGACTGGCCTTCTGCCATCGCAGCTTTTTCCGCTAGTTCGTCGCGTTCCGGGATACGTACCCGTCCGTGAGTTCGTCTACCGTGTTGTCGCGTCGAACCGGCCGTCGATCGGCCGATTGCTGCCGTAG